The following are encoded in a window of Vigna unguiculata cultivar IT97K-499-35 chromosome 8, ASM411807v1, whole genome shotgun sequence genomic DNA:
- the LOC114195284 gene encoding V-type proton ATPase 16 kDa proteolipid subunit-like — translation MAGFSGDETAPFFGFLGAAAALVFSCMGAAYGTAKSGVGVASMGVMRPELVMKSIVPVVMAGVLGIYGLIIAVIISTGINPKAKSYYLFDGYAHLSSGLACGLAGLSAGMAIGIVGDAGVRANAQQPKLFVGMILILIFAEALALYGLIVGIILSSRAGQSRAD, via the exons ATGGCAGGTTTCAGTGGCGACGAAACCGCTCCTTTCTTCGGCTTCCTCGGCGCTGCCGCGGCTCTCGTTTTCTCCT GTATGGGAGCAGCGTACGGAACTGCGAAGAGTGGGGTGGGAGTGGCGTCGATGGGTGTGATGAGGCCGGAGCTTGTGATGAAGTCGATAGTGCCGGTGGTTATGGCGGGAGTGTTGGGTATTTATGGGTTGATTATTGCGGTTATCATTAGCACCGGGATAAACCCCAAGGCTAAGTCTTACTATCTCTTTGATGGTTATGCCCACTTGTCCTCTGGCCTTGCCTGTGGCCTTGCTGGCCTCTCTGCTGGGATGGCCATTGGAATTGTTGGGGATGCTGGTGTTAG GGCTAATGCTCAGCAGCCGAAGCTGTTTGTTGGTatgattcttattttgattttcgCTGAAGCTCTTGCTCTTTATGGCCTCATTGTGGGTATCATCCTCTCATCTCGGGCAGGCCAATCTCGTGCTGATTAA